Proteins co-encoded in one Metabacillus sp. KUDC1714 genomic window:
- a CDS encoding GxGYxYP domain-containing protein produces the protein MFRKLLLLGLTMVLVLTCTAVYAKKPNLEPEKNGKIQWPDSQALPTFAKAKHLDVIDLRANSGDEKLLFTTLQGNVNREIPRIYSIEVDYEEGNYTWLNDLDVPYTMIEEPWNLLMKYKKEIAGIIIYDPEVEDSINVATTMAGIENAVVASPELAEKLTNAPYNLKVIEDLRGQFKDGLDAYKWQFENLWSKTTHRMLVGLNPSRGVALPEDNWDDFQTIIQEEEQIRDSENRDVYDLDLSNFLGKEAVYLRFQDAFSNDGWGPAVHEVTVKADGKIIAQFIPGSSEEEPFLYDRNQSNSDERFDGHRWADAGNYFVYKFTPPAGTQDLDVSVDMWNQFKLSASNVQPQSSEKTEPYGYLRDYAVANRAMVFWLETNVPEEKELFERILSDVEPNTPYLGWFGNDVAGEFSSTELTSKHSVYVVPADWFNNMTVFSGTKRNLKKQKPLPAPELTNKIYVTFTLGEGDNLQYNQHKLRQLWDDEARGSVPINWSASPLLYDAAPSMLSHYQHTATENDLLIAGPSGAGYIYPTPWPDDTFEKYAKQTNKYMKRTGMDIIYALNRVDEQNVPLSESEAQDYIDYINPKGIFLSWENTSGTSILNGKLPQSILRGASSVGEAKEAIAELSAEWDGKSPLFISMGMLSWSVTPSDIEEIANSLGTEYEVVRGDQYFELVKEANGLSSN, from the coding sequence ATGTTCCGAAAACTTTTATTGTTAGGATTGACAATGGTCTTAGTATTAACTTGTACTGCTGTCTACGCAAAAAAACCGAATTTAGAACCTGAGAAAAATGGAAAAATTCAATGGCCTGACAGTCAGGCTCTACCTACATTTGCTAAAGCGAAGCATCTTGATGTTATTGATTTAAGGGCAAATAGCGGGGATGAGAAGTTGTTGTTCACTACACTTCAAGGAAATGTGAATCGCGAAATACCGAGAATCTATTCCATCGAAGTAGACTATGAGGAAGGGAATTATACTTGGTTAAATGATTTGGACGTGCCTTATACAATGATTGAAGAACCATGGAATCTCCTAATGAAATATAAGAAAGAGATAGCAGGTATCATCATCTATGATCCTGAAGTGGAAGATTCAATCAATGTCGCAACAACAATGGCCGGCATAGAAAATGCAGTAGTTGCCAGTCCTGAACTCGCTGAGAAACTTACAAATGCACCTTACAATTTGAAAGTGATTGAAGACTTGCGCGGGCAATTCAAAGACGGATTGGATGCATATAAATGGCAATTTGAGAATCTCTGGTCAAAGACGACTCACCGTATGTTGGTTGGATTGAATCCAAGCAGAGGTGTGGCTTTGCCTGAAGACAATTGGGATGATTTTCAAACAATCATTCAGGAAGAAGAACAGATTAGGGATAGCGAAAATCGAGATGTATATGATCTGGATTTATCGAACTTCCTTGGAAAAGAAGCTGTCTACCTTCGTTTTCAGGACGCCTTTTCGAATGATGGCTGGGGCCCAGCAGTGCATGAGGTAACAGTTAAAGCAGATGGAAAAATCATTGCACAGTTTATACCTGGATCATCAGAAGAAGAGCCGTTTTTATATGATCGTAACCAGTCAAACTCAGATGAACGCTTTGATGGGCATAGATGGGCAGATGCTGGAAATTACTTTGTGTATAAATTTACCCCACCTGCAGGAACTCAAGATCTAGATGTTTCGGTGGATATGTGGAATCAATTCAAATTATCAGCATCAAATGTTCAGCCTCAATCGTCAGAAAAGACAGAACCTTATGGTTATTTGAGAGATTATGCTGTTGCTAACCGTGCAATGGTCTTCTGGCTTGAAACAAATGTTCCGGAAGAAAAAGAATTGTTTGAGAGAATCCTGTCAGATGTAGAACCAAATACACCTTACTTAGGTTGGTTTGGAAACGATGTTGCTGGAGAGTTTAGTTCAACTGAACTTACTTCAAAGCATAGTGTCTATGTAGTACCTGCCGATTGGTTCAACAATATGACCGTCTTCTCAGGCACAAAGAGAAATTTGAAAAAACAGAAGCCTTTACCTGCACCGGAACTTACTAATAAAATTTACGTTACCTTTACTCTTGGAGAAGGCGACAACTTGCAGTATAACCAACATAAATTAAGGCAACTTTGGGATGATGAAGCAAGAGGAAGTGTGCCAATAAACTGGTCAGCAAGTCCACTTTTATATGATGCAGCTCCTTCGATGCTAAGCCATTATCAACATACAGCAACCGAAAACGATCTCTTAATTGCAGGTCCATCGGGTGCAGGTTATATTTACCCAACACCTTGGCCTGATGACACTTTCGAAAAATATGCGAAGCAAACAAACAAGTACATGAAACGCACGGGCATGGACATTATATATGCACTTAACCGTGTTGATGAACAGAACGTACCGTTGTCTGAATCAGAAGCTCAGGATTATATCGATTATATCAATCCAAAAGGAATTTTCCTCAGTTGGGAAAATACCAGTGGAACATCCATATTAAATGGCAAACTCCCACAGTCGATTTTGCGAGGTGCTAGTAGTGTAGGAGAAGCAAAAGAAGCCATTGCAGAATTATCTGCAGAATGGGATGGAAAGTCACCATTATTCATCTCAATGGGAATGTTGTCTTGGTCAGTTACCCCTTCAGATATTGAGGAAATTGCCAATTCATTAGGTACGGAATATGAGGTTGTACGTGGAGATCAGTACTTTGAACTCGTTAAAGAAGCCAATGGGCTGTCTAGCAACTAA
- a CDS encoding GntR family transcriptional regulator produces the protein MQNNSRTPLYLQIQEYYKNQISSKKLSEHEKIPPEREIMEKFNVSRITVANALAELAKEGWIYRIPGKGSFVQEGILSLTNESTTSDLEGNTLLNVSPQIPIGRKMIGLIMPSVEDFFAIRLISGINKVLNQTDYYLVIMLSHNSKETEREAIRELLRMQVVGLFIFPIDAETYNDDILELKVRHFPFVLIDRYLPGVETNYVNSDNVYGAKLAVSHLWELGHRDIAICSDSALPTITVGDRIKGYMDVLKEKGAMINPSLILTDFRVDYGNLDDDHPLYRFIATRYASAYVTLNAKLGLHISRVAKRIGLDVPEDISILTFDDPSSGYDEFGVYTHISQSEQEMGQEAAKVLVELLDDRKNKTFLDYKKINLTPKLIVKETTGVFNELKK, from the coding sequence ATGCAAAATAATTCAAGAACACCACTATATTTGCAAATTCAAGAGTATTATAAAAACCAAATTTCTTCAAAAAAGTTGTCGGAACACGAAAAAATTCCACCAGAACGTGAGATAATGGAGAAATTTAATGTCAGTCGGATTACTGTTGCAAATGCATTAGCCGAATTGGCAAAGGAAGGTTGGATTTATCGTATTCCAGGAAAAGGGAGCTTTGTCCAGGAAGGGATACTTAGTTTAACTAATGAAAGCACTACTAGTGATTTGGAGGGTAATACTTTGCTAAATGTTTCACCCCAGATTCCAATCGGTCGCAAAATGATTGGGCTAATCATGCCTAGTGTTGAGGACTTTTTTGCTATACGCTTAATAAGTGGCATAAATAAGGTTTTGAATCAAACGGATTATTATCTTGTGATCATGTTGAGTCATAACTCAAAAGAAACCGAGCGAGAGGCTATAAGGGAACTACTTCGTATGCAAGTGGTTGGTTTGTTTATTTTCCCTATTGACGCAGAAACATACAATGATGATATTTTAGAGTTGAAGGTTCGTCACTTTCCATTCGTGCTGATAGATCGCTATTTACCGGGAGTGGAAACGAATTATGTTAATTCTGATAATGTATATGGCGCTAAACTTGCAGTTTCTCACTTATGGGAACTGGGACATCGAGATATTGCAATTTGTTCAGATTCTGCACTTCCAACCATTACAGTAGGTGACAGAATTAAAGGATATATGGATGTACTTAAAGAGAAGGGAGCTATGATTAATCCCTCCCTAATTCTCACTGATTTTAGAGTGGATTACGGAAACCTGGACGATGATCACCCATTGTATCGATTTATTGCGACTCGCTATGCCTCCGCTTATGTCACTTTGAATGCAAAGTTGGGTTTGCATATTTCGAGAGTGGCAAAGCGTATTGGGTTGGATGTTCCTGAAGATATTTCCATCCTTACTTTTGATGATCCATCGTCTGGATATGACGAATTTGGTGTTTACACTCACATATCCCAATCGGAACAGGAAATGGGTCAGGAGGCTGCGAAGGTGTTAGTCGAATTACTTGATGATCGAAAAAATAAAACATTCTTAGATTATAAAAAGATAAACCTTACTCCAAAATTAATTGTTAAGGAGACAACTGGGGTTTTTAATGAATTAAAAAAATAA
- a CDS encoding GxGYxYP domain-containing protein, producing MANASGTPHLCKCEVLDVANVHDKPGDIKLLLTTLEGIVNREKPRIYVQQNKVDPWLNNLKVPYKLHDDAMDVFKAYANEIEGIIVYDPEIPDSINVATTLAGLENAVVAGPELAKQLTAEPYNLEVIEDFQSKFKNRLEAYTWQYENLWNKTTKRMLVGLSPNTSIPIPPDNYESFQTLAIEKEQVRDDSNRKTHEFDLSSYLGNEAVYLRFNDAFTQDGWGPAVHEVVVKVGTSYTTSFLPFIIIRFSLLKINFLLLRYVSCV from the coding sequence ATGGCCAATGCATCAGGAACTCCCCACCTTTGCAAATGTGAAGTATTAGATGTTGCCAATGTTCATGACAAACCCGGAGACATCAAGCTGCTTCTAACCACTCTTGAAGGAATTGTCAATCGTGAGAAGCCGCGGATTTATGTACAACAGAATAAAGTTGATCCTTGGCTTAACAATCTGAAGGTTCCTTATAAGCTTCATGACGATGCTATGGATGTCTTCAAGGCTTATGCGAACGAAATTGAAGGTATAATTGTCTACGATCCAGAAATTCCTGACTCGATCAACGTTGCTACTACTCTAGCTGGACTAGAAAATGCCGTTGTCGCAGGTCCTGAACTGGCGAAGCAATTGACCGCTGAACCATATAACCTCGAGGTGATCGAAGATTTCCAAAGCAAATTTAAGAATCGATTGGAAGCGTATACATGGCAGTATGAGAACCTTTGGAACAAAACAACTAAGAGAATGTTAGTCGGGTTGAGTCCAAACACATCAATCCCGATCCCACCAGACAATTACGAATCGTTTCAAACTTTAGCGATCGAGAAGGAACAAGTGCGGGATGACAGTAATCGGAAAACGCATGAATTCGATTTGTCTTCTTATTTGGGAAATGAGGCCGTGTATCTTCGCTTCAACGATGCATTTACTCAAGATGGCTGGGGACCAGCTGTTCACGAAGTGGTCGTGAAGGTGGGGACTTCCTATACCACAAGCTTCCTTCCCTTCATAATAATACGATTTTCCCTGCTCAAAATTAATTTTCTTCTATTAAGATATGTTTCGTGCGTATAG
- a CDS encoding glycoside hydrolase family protein: MTTDKGIACTAIASSEVETVLNDGTVKISLSTDYPFNNILKFTVSVDKPLDFNFDIRIPGFCSSARVNGEEAISGEYYNLSKTWIGEEIIEVVLNYETVFINRPEDMVAVRRGPLLYSIAIEEEWNMIDYGKDEELRVYPHCDYEVLPHSQWNYGYVDKNIEYMFNGIGDIPFNPKESPIEASASVVEINWPKNNGIVARVPVDRKPISEVKTVKLLPYGCTNLRMTEIPFIEI; encoded by the coding sequence ATGACAACGGACAAAGGAATTGCTTGCACAGCAATTGCTTCATCAGAAGTGGAAACAGTTCTAAATGACGGAACTGTAAAGATAAGTTTATCTACAGATTATCCTTTTAATAATATATTGAAATTTACTGTTAGTGTAGATAAACCTCTTGACTTTAATTTTGATATTAGGATTCCGGGCTTTTGTTCGAGTGCTAGAGTAAATGGTGAAGAAGCTATCTCTGGGGAGTATTATAACCTATCAAAAACTTGGATTGGTGAAGAAATAATAGAAGTCGTACTGAATTATGAGACTGTATTTATAAATAGACCAGAAGATATGGTAGCGGTGAGAAGAGGTCCACTTTTATATTCCATCGCTATTGAAGAAGAATGGAATATGATTGATTATGGTAAAGATGAAGAGTTACGAGTATACCCTCATTGTGATTATGAAGTATTACCCCATTCACAATGGAATTATGGATATGTTGATAAAAATATAGAATACATGTTTAATGGCATTGGTGATATTCCTTTTAATCCAAAAGAATCGCCAATTGAAGCTAGTGCAAGCGTAGTCGAAATTAATTGGCCAAAAAATAACGGAATTGTTGCAAGAGTGCCAGTAGATCGAAAACCGATCAGCGAAGTGAAAACAGTAAAACTATTACCGTATGGATGTACAAACTTAAGAATGACTGAAATTCCATTTATAGAGATATAA
- a CDS encoding extracellular solute-binding protein, translating into MRLTLVEQNGSTFFKENGEPNFNSKEMKEAVQFEHDLIHKYNITPKNDYDTVGNFLRGNVAMIFKGPWTAPTFMDTDLEWGMAEVPQFFNKKQAVTSKSHQFVIPVTLQESKKEGVKAFLEFMNENSMDWANSGQAPASKKVYESAEFQKKPQLAMANQFDRAVFTPQIDSVSLYSQMLYAQVTDVLYNRKTIDKALVRAQKDAMGMYEAENVE; encoded by the coding sequence CTGCGTTTAACACTAGTAGAGCAAAATGGTTCAACCTTTTTTAAAGAAAATGGAGAACCAAATTTTAATTCAAAGGAAATGAAAGAGGCAGTTCAATTTGAACATGATCTGATTCATAAATATAATATTACTCCTAAAAATGACTATGATACAGTTGGTAATTTTCTAAGAGGAAATGTCGCTATGATTTTTAAAGGACCATGGACCGCACCGACATTTATGGATACAGATTTGGAGTGGGGAATGGCTGAAGTTCCTCAGTTTTTCAATAAAAAACAGGCAGTTACTAGCAAATCCCATCAATTTGTTATTCCTGTAACACTTCAAGAGAGTAAGAAAGAAGGAGTTAAAGCTTTTTTGGAATTCATGAATGAAAATTCTATGGATTGGGCGAATTCAGGACAAGCACCTGCTTCTAAAAAAGTTTATGAAAGTGCGGAATTTCAAAAAAAGCCACAACTTGCTATGGCAAATCAATTTGATAGGGCAGTCTTTACACCTCAAATTGATAGCGTAAGTTTATACAGTCAAATGCTTTATGCCCAAGTTACTGACGTTTTATATAATAGAAAAACAATTGATAAGGCTCTAGTTCGAGCTCAAAAAGATGCAATGGGGATGTATGAAGCAGAAAATGTAGAATGA
- a CDS encoding helix-turn-helix domain-containing protein, translated as MNFHPSYISLCMKEVYGVSSKKYLLKLRINYSKTLLSSKNDSIEEIAFRSGFNSLSFFSKTFTKEIGLSPSHFRNNYR; from the coding sequence ATGAATTTTCATCCATCTTATATCTCACTTTGTATGAAAGAAGTATATGGTGTTTCTTCGAAAAAATATTTACTTAAACTACGGATTAATTACTCAAAAACTTTATTAAGTTCAAAAAACGATTCCATAGAAGAGATTGCATTTAGGAGTGGTTTTAATAGTTTATCTTTCTTTTCTAAAACTTTTACAAAAGAGATTGGATTATCTCCTTCACACTTTAGAAATAATTATCGTTAA
- a CDS encoding HIT family protein: MKDCVFCHPNFDSNQNIIISNDYCMFLQLEEAQIKGKQLEGSGLIVPKAHRETAFDLTDEEWSATYTLLKEVKRYLDEKYKPQGYNLGWNCGEIGGQHIFHSHFHVIPRYNDEPMAGKGIRYMFKSTENKRIGN; encoded by the coding sequence ATGAAAGATTGTGTATTTTGTCATCCAAATTTTGATTCAAATCAAAACATAATTATTAGCAATGATTATTGTATGTTTTTACAGCTAGAAGAAGCTCAAATAAAAGGTAAGCAACTTGAAGGTTCGGGTTTAATTGTACCAAAGGCACACAGGGAAACAGCATTCGATTTAACAGATGAAGAGTGGAGTGCAACATACACTCTTCTTAAAGAAGTAAAAAGATATTTAGATGAAAAATATAAACCCCAAGGATATAACCTTGGTTGGAATTGTGGCGAAATTGGTGGTCAACATATTTTCCATTCTCACTTTCATGTGATACCAAGATATAACGATGAACCGATGGCTGGTAAGGGGATTCGATATATGTTCAAGAGTACGGAGAATAAAAGAATAGGTAATTAA